Sequence from the Plasmodium yoelii strain 17X genome assembly, chromosome: 10 genome:
CTAAATGTTGATTTATCCTTAGAATTCGATTTTGGTGTAGATGAGTctaatgttttattattgttttccTTATCTGTGTTTTTAAGATTTtcattcattttctttttattaattatcaTTTCTTCTTCCAGTTTTTGTAATTGCTTTTCTCGtgatattttcattttttcatatatttcattatttcgTTTAGCTTCGGAAATTTTACTCTTATATTtcacatatttataaacaactataataaataatgcaatcataattatgaacaacacattttttattgtaaGAAAAGTTGTCCCCATTCCGGAGACGTTATACTTTAATTTgtccatttttaataaaattccaaaaaaaatCTAGTATAACTGTTTTAACAACAATAATAACTATTGTGTtaataatgaataaaatgGTAAATTTCCCATCTTTTCTTCTTAATcaatatagtaaaaaaataatttttaatatttaattttgtattaataaaacattttattattaattgtattaaaataataaattttagaattaatatttacaaaaaaaaaaaaaaaaaaagaaaacaaatatttcgtactaaaatatatagttcaattttttaaatgtgtaaaaattaatcatatttatttcaaaCACTTTCATTTATGAAATTATTTTCGATTTTTGTTAattctatattatttatatggttACGCTAACTTATATAATAggaaattttttatttctttattttcctcattttttaaaagaaacGATTTATAATTGTCTCTTCGTATCCATAAAAATTGACACAAATAAAGATGATAACTTAttgtatgtataatatttattcattttactttattttttataatatcattgttttttcaaattatgtAATACTATAACACGGTGTACCATAAAAAgatatttacatattttcgTAATGCCAAAcctatttaatttttttttttttatcaatcaCAATTTTTaagtaatgaaaatataaaatgcaATTCTTTGTTtggtataataattttaatctCAATATCAtgattttactttttttttgtctactttttttaatacacaAATAGATATCATTTGATACCCCTTATAAAATACGAGGaaacatttaaaatatttattacataCTTAATTATATCGTTTAATGTGTAGGCACCGAAATTTTATCCCTCTTTATATATCTGTATCATTGTTTTTTCTTACTTTTCACCTATACATCATTCTAGCGTTGTATATTTAAATCATTCGAATTGTAAAAGAGTTGTTAATTTATGCAgcttgtaaaaatataaattgaatataaaaaaagttttcaaatataattaaaaaaaattttacaaatgataaaaatgttgaaaaaaataatgttaaaaataacacaaaacaaaaaatacattaaTTAGCGACTTGCTTTTTTTCCTGTTTTTCAATAGATTGTGTCTTTTTTAAcactaattttttatattttttatagttttCTTTCAACATAAACATAACGTTTTTGTGAGAAAAACTCAAGATATCAAATATGAAAAAcggtattaaaaaatatgttccCCATTTAGCCTCATTTGCCCATCTCGATAGGAGagttaaaaatacaaaataaaaaaaataatgtgtTTGGTATATATGTTGTTCACacaattcaaaaaaaatattgtctttgaaaaaatatttcataaataaaaatgtaatagaACGGGGttgatttttttcattattaaaaaGTTCATCACCatcaaaaataatgttaCCAAAATcgtaatttaatttttttaaatcttctaccttgaaaattatattgaattttttattttcttcaggATCACGGAAACCATTTAATATTGGAATAGCCATAGTTACGGGTATTGGATCATAATTTACATTTATGTTATTACTTATAACTGCACTTTTTTCAAAGTCCTCATAATATTTATCATCATAAAATATTGGCATTCCAAATGTtatagaatatatttttatatacacgcTATTATGgtcattatcatcatttccAATAtcatcaatattattattaacttTTGTCTTTACACCTTGTTCacgtaatatattttccaaatAAAGGGAACTCATATTAGCCATTGATGCCCCAAAAGAATGACcagtaaaaataataacataagGGTTTTCCTTTGAGTATTTagattttgtattttttatttcatttaaaatttttttttttaaaatatgcaAATATGGTTTAACagcttttttaaaaatgtataaataagCTTTATGTACTTTCCCTTTAGTTAAAAACGGGTAAGGAGttaattcatatattaaattaaatagcCAAATAAATGGGCTTGACGTACCTTGAAAAGCAACAATATGTTCTACTAAAtgaaattcatttttatcataattaggaatagaatattttttacttctTTTAAAAGATACAAACATTTGTAATTCATCAATATATCTAAAAAATTTTTGATCATTTTGTTGAATATGACGTAAACTAATTATATGTGGAACTAACACACTTCCTATATGATCTATATACCAAGGATTGGGTACAAAATTGGAAgtttcccatttttttattatattccacattttatttaataaatatactttatgtataaataaataacaaaaataccATGTttgatataattttaaatttttatcagAAGAATTTGAAATGTCTTTAAATAAGTCAATGTTTATTTTAAGTTCGATATTTCTAggaataaatatatcaattacatttttattaaaatattcgAATATTGGTAAATCTAATATATTgtctttaaaaaatatattatttttctcttCTTCCGTTAAAGAATAATGTTCCTTTAAATAACTAGAACATCCAAACATAATcgtaaatataaaatttaatatttcataCCACTCTTTATTTCTTTCTATTATGTTATTTAGACATTTACCTATATTAACTTCGTTTTCAgattcttttattatttcttcatttaaaataaatataatatataataaattggactcttttatatgtttaacacatttatttattgataatattttaaaggcttttattacatttaaaaataaatgatataaaataaatttactttttgtaatttttattttatttaaatgtggattttgttttaaatgaTATGATAAAAAACATACTCTCTCAACAAAACTACTACCCAATGGTAAATATTTACCATTACATAAACTAaactttaaataaaattcttTAAACATGGTTGGGCGGATGTCTATTTTACTTAAATTtgcataataatttatttcctgAAAActtacattattattttcatcattaagCAAAAcaaaattgttatataaattattttttatatatttttcatttactATATGTAAATTATGTAAAGGGAAATTATAATCCTTAtgatatttcatttttaacatatattcattttcataatttatatttattaaattacgGCTTTTAATTATATCGCTATAATATTCATCTAATTTGTTctcttttaatttattacgATAATTTTccaaatcatttttatatcttaCATACACGTTGTTTATATCATCTAGTTCGCATACACCTTCCACAAATTCATATTCATCTTCATTTATATCGTCTAAATTATTAGATGTATTATCGGTTATATCAGAGTCACCACTATTTGTggatttattttgttcataatttttggAACTTAGttcatttataatattttctatttcatttaaatgtttatttattaattcatcATCATCTTCTTCATCGTCTTCTTCATCGTCTTCTTTATCATCTTCTTCATGAaaacttttattttcatcttcttcGTTTATTATGActagaatattttttttatccataatttttaatatttcatcATCAATTTGTGTGTATTTCTGAGTCGATacattttcacaattttcacaattttcataattttcacaattttcatTTGATCTTACATCAAACATGTTCTTATTAGTATCTAGTTCTACTCCtgaattttcattattatttattttgcaCATTTCTACATTTTCGTCGTTTTTTCTCATAATTTTTTCCtcgtttttttcttttataatatttttgtctgaatcaacatatttttttatttgtgtaTTATCAGTGTCAATGATTTTATTATCTGATATTTGTGCCTCCTCATTTGGAGTTTTATCggtttttaattttagtgtagtaatacaattattattttttttcatacaCTGGTTTCCCTCTGCATGTATTCCAcatttttcatcatttatatttttacaattaatattataaatttctGTTTCTTTTCGAACATTTATACGAGTTGTTGATATTTCATTTACTGAATTATCAGTATTATCGTTAATATCCCAATTGtcattatttgaaaataatttccTATTTATTAATAGGTCCTGTTTTACAAAAACTGGGATGCCAGTCTTTATAATGTTTATGTATTCTAAATTtgtatcaaataaaaataaatttatattaataaatgaattatATGTCAAAAAGCTATTGGTAAATACATGCATTaatgcaaaataatataagttTAAAGATAgtctcattttttatttttaaaacgtTATTTCGAAGCCAAAATTACTGAACTTGAAACAATTGGACAGATTttcgttatatatattttaacatattaaaaaaaaaatataattttttggtTTCAAATTACTTCTATATTTGCCAATTATGGATAGACATATATAGAGAAAGAAATGTAGTTATGTATTTAACaacatatacattttttatatacaaaaaaatatacacacaATTCCATTTTgcattgaaaaaaaaactttttttaaataaaccacatgcaaaaaaaatgttttttttctacaaATACATTTGTATTTGCCCACATGCAAAATTTGCATTTAAAccaatataacaaaaaaaaaataagaaaaaataggtttaatataatgtaataataatgaaaaaaaacattttttttttatttccccTTTTAAGTATGTAGCAAGTACCCATAAaccacaatttttttaattcatatatacaaagaaaatattttgtaactaaaaaaatacaagtaTACAGttagaaaattatatattttaaaacacGATTACAATCAGTGTCATATATTTGAAcaggtatattatatatattcataatatataattttacatTATTTGTGTATGTAAATAAACaaggaaatatatataatacatatacaacgtatatatattaaagaacaattacacatatatacgtgactaatgtatatatatatatatatgtacatataatataaataaattatatttccataatatctgtttttgaaatataatcCTAAGTTAGGCGGTTGTAAACCGTGTATGatctataataatattaataagtgtgtatacatatgttttattttatatgtggtccaatttaattatatttcattttctctTCTCCTCAAAATATTTCGTATAATTAGCACCTTTTTTAAATGTGAAATATTCAAGTTCAATATTTTCAtcgttttctttttttttctcaacTATAAAATTTGCTTCgtcattaaaattaaaaattttttcttctttctTTTCATTATTGTTTAGTAAATCACTATTCACATTATTTCCCTTTTCTATTTTATCATCACGCAATATTGATTcctcattattttttttttctccccTATCATTAAAGCTATTATTAGAAATTGCCTGATGATCATCGTCATTTATAAAATCTTC
This genomic interval carries:
- a CDS encoding selenoprotein, putative, with product MDKLKYNVSGMGTTFLTIKNVLFIIMIALFIIVVYKYVKYKSKISEAKRNNEIYEKMKISREKQLQKLEEEMIINKKKMNENLKNTDKENNNKTLDSSTPKSNSKDKSTFSHFKDYSNYYKPSIRDRYKGRASUR